The Gammaproteobacteria bacterium genome contains the following window.
ATTATCTATTTTGGCAAAAGCCCGGAGCGTGACCGGGAAATTGACCGGGTCTGTGAAATGATCCGCACAGCTGCACATGCCGGCATCGATTCTCTGCGCTATAACACGTGCATCCTGCCCATCGATCGCACCGAACCAGAAGAAGGTCGCGGCGGCTACTATTACACCGCGTTCCGCCTGGACCAGATTCCTGCCGAGGAACAGGCCGCCCTGACCGAAGCCGGGCACGTCACGGCAGACATGCACTGGGAACGAATTGAGTATCTGCTCGAACGCATGATTCCGGTAGCAGAAGAATACAAAGTTCGAATGGGCAATTCCCAACAAGACCCTGCTACGCCTCCCGGCTATAAGGGCGTTGACAAAGTCCTCAATGACTTTGAAGGCATGAAGCGTTTCATCGAGATCCAGCGCAGTCCGTATCACGGCTGGAACTTCTGCATCGGTTCCATCGCTGAAATGCTCGAAAACCCGGCCAGTGAAATCTTCCCCTTCATAGAATACTTTGGCAGCCGCAATACGATTTTCCTGGTTCACTACCGCAACCTCCTCGGTGGGCACTACAGCTTCCGCGAGGCGTTGCCCGATGAGGGAGATATGGACTTCTACCGTGTATTAAAAGCCCTCAAGGACACAGGATATTGTTACGGCATTGATCCCGACCACGTCCCGCGCACCGGCGACGATCCGAAGGGCAACTATCAGTCCTATGCTTACTGTTTCGGCTACATCAATGCCATGATTCAGGCGATCTACGGCGGAGGATGAGCTTACGTCGAGTCTGCCTGCATCCGCAACCGTATCATGAGAATCCGCGACTTGCGGGTCACCATCTAGGCAAAAGCGAAGGATAGATCATTGCAGAAAAGCAATATGGCAACCGTTATTTCTACCAAAATTATCTGTAAGCAGCCGGACCGATATATCGGCTGGCCGACTATCGCTAAGGCGCACAACGGCGAGTTGTTGGTCGTATTTTCTGGAGACCGAGATAGCCATACCTCCCCTGATGGCAAAACACAAATGGTGCGCAGCAGCGATGGCGGAAAGACCTGGGGAGAGTCAACTACCATTCATGACATGCCCTTAGATGATCGGGATGCCGGTATTATCCAGACACAGAACGGAACGATGTTGGTTAGCTGGTTTACAAACCGAGGCGGCGGTCAATGGCAGGGCCACTGGACCATTCGTTCCACCGATAACGGCTACACCTGGGGAAATCCAGTCAGGACGGAAGTGACAACGCCGCACGGTCCCATACAGCTTCGCGACGCAAGGTTGCTTTATGTTGGACAGCGCCCACACGAATCTCATGGCGACGATTACGATGTTGGGATACAGGAATCACGCGACGATGGTTTATCGTGGCAGACAATTGGTA
Protein-coding sequences here:
- a CDS encoding mannonate dehydratase; this translates as MKKSDPLEQGLAAGEAAASAAGGTPPTSENGGRMYVRTQGFGSTDAELRFLQRCGVRHKAATFPFHPDCGWKLDELIRERERHEAFGLTLDMSTLPIYQHFSNIIYFGKSPERDREIDRVCEMIRTAAHAGIDSLRYNTCILPIDRTEPEEGRGGYYYTAFRLDQIPAEEQAALTEAGHVTADMHWERIEYLLERMIPVAEEYKVRMGNSQQDPATPPGYKGVDKVLNDFEGMKRFIEIQRSPYHGWNFCIGSIAEMLENPASEIFPFIEYFGSRNTIFLVHYRNLLGGHYSFREALPDEGDMDFYRVLKALKDTGYCYGIDPDHVPRTGDDPKGNYQSYAYCFGYINAMIQAIYGGG
- a CDS encoding sialidase family protein — protein: MATVISTKIICKQPDRYIGWPTIAKAHNGELLVVFSGDRDSHTSPDGKTQMVRSSDGGKTWGESTTIHDMPLDDRDAGIIQTQNGTMLVSWFTNRGGGQWQGHWTIRSTDNGYTWGNPVRTEVTTPHGPIQLRDARLLYVGQRPHESHGDDYDVGIQESRDDGLSWQTIGTFPVPEGVPMLTYDECHVVECASGKLVILFRDCYGEHYIRQSHSTDGGFTWSKPHVTPIRGFPPHVIRLYNDWLVVVYGKRWPPYGEFACISKDEGQTWKVGSEIQLSSAPNGDLGYPASVELENGSILTIYYQVDKPGEKPCLMGTHWRLGMEQ